A single region of the Drosophila takahashii strain IR98-3 E-12201 chromosome 2R, DtakHiC1v2, whole genome shotgun sequence genome encodes:
- the LOC138912564 gene encoding uncharacterized protein: MEIIGADEYSAAELRGWLEKLGLPKSGNKATLAARLNGVPPEARGVCPVPDPKDLSDAEVGSEERPNTSTDNVAEQDGAGTSSLDAHNNADVSNIMNVPEVSLELESLKRHLEMIQLENELLKLEVSRRQPSIRVTTSSTSNLPELQNSVATPNPNNVAPSDSGNIVAEVARSNTAFSNNNSLLTMVKEMLPVFDGAANNKYRNS; this comes from the exons ATGGAAATCATCGGTGCAGACGAGTATTCAGCAGCAGAACTTCGGGGCTGGCTAGAAAAGCTTGGGCTGCCAAAAAGTGGAAACAAGGCAACTCTCGCTGCTCGTTTAAACGGCGTGCCCCCCGAAGCCCGTGGAGTTTGCCCAGTACCGGATCCCAAGGATTTATCCGATGCTGAAGTTGGATCCGAGGAAAGGCCAAACACATCTACCGACAACGTAGCAGAACAAGATGGCGCCGGCACCTCATCGCTGGATGCCCACAACAACGCCGATGTCTCAAATATCATGAACGTTCCAGAAGTTTCGCTGGAATTGGAATCTCTGAAGCGTCACTTGGAAATGATCCAATTGGAAAATGAGTTGCTCAAGTTGGAAGTTTCGCGCCGTCAGCCATctattagagtgaccacatcTTCGACAAGCAATTTGCCAGAACTCCAAAACAGCGTTGCCACACCAAATCCAAACAATGTTGCCCCATCGGATTCGGGAAATATTGTTGCAGAAGTTGCCAGATCAAACACAGCATTTTCTAACAACAATTCTTTGCTGACCATGGTCAAGGAAATGCTTCCAGTTTTTGACGGTGCTGCCAACAACAAG TACCGGAACTCTTAA